The following are encoded together in the Cicer arietinum cultivar CDC Frontier isolate Library 1 chromosome 2, Cicar.CDCFrontier_v2.0, whole genome shotgun sequence genome:
- the LOC101503941 gene encoding uncharacterized protein isoform X1: MVVEFCSENFGVTMSPRISFSHDFSQGVIPIEGHPLRSNSSSLNSSNIDFDFCVNEDSELQSSSADELFSHGIILPTEIKKNKNNNNVSFTTAEKTFHNGQKPLFTTVSPPIKPQPQHFPLPPLYVNGSATKKHTKKMITKDFKELNNIDEVDEKHSSNSKSFWGFKRSSSCGSGYGSSLCPLPLLSRSNSTGSSTSLKRMQISKEGSNVKQNSQKNSSTKKSSNSFGQNNHQKPPLKRSHGAYANNVRVSHVLNVPSGNFFGFGSIFSNNRDKSNKK, encoded by the coding sequence AtggttgttgaattttgttcaGAAAATTTTGGTGTTACCATGAGTCCAAGAATTTCATTCTCACATGATTTCTCTCAAGGTGTAATACCAATTGAAGGACACCCTTTAAGGTCAAATTCATCTAGTTTGAATTCaagcaatattgattttgatttttgtgttAACGAAGATTCAGAACTTCAATCATCTTCAGCTGATGAGCTTTTCTCACATGGAATTATTCTTCCAACCGAaatcaagaaaaacaaaaacaataataatgttTCTTTCACTACGGCAGAAAAGACTTTTCACAACGGTCAAAAACCACTTTTTACAACGGTTTCGCCGCCAATTAAACCACAACCTCAACACTTTCCATTACCGCCACTTTATGTCAATGGTTCAGCAACCAAAAAGCACACCAAGAAAATGATCACAAAAGATTTCAAAGAATTGAACAATATTGATGAAGTGGATGAAAAGCATAGTTCAAATTCTAAGTCCTTTTGGGGATTTAAGAGAAGTAGTAGTTGTGGAAGTGGATATGGTTCTAGTTTATGTCCTTTACCACTTCTTTCTAGAAGCAATTCAACTGGCTCTTCAACAAGTCTTAAGAGGATGCAAATATCAAAAGAAGGTTCTAATGTTAAGCAAAATTCACAAAAAAATTCTTCTACTAAGAAGTCTTCTAATTCTTTTGGTCAAAACAATCATCAAAAGCCACCTTTGAAGAGAAGTCATGGAGCTTATGCTAATAATGTTAGAGTTAGTCATGTTTTGAATGTTCCTTCTGgaaatttttttggttttggTTCAATCTTCTCCAACAATAGAGATAAGAGTAACAAGAAATAA
- the LOC101504483 gene encoding uncharacterized protein isoform X2, protein MVRFDSKLFLKQEYNQKNQSDFNAMFTIKYLHEAGAKIVLVSDWKTNTSELHTESVADFLSTILQMQVYPVQGISYNKLPEIKGLEKENIYLLENLYNLKDEVANCLKFARVLSSGVDIFVNDSFSNTHKVLASTVGVTRFCYASIAGFHFEEKLCLAKNLEEASKKPFVAIMGGGNLAEKAASFRFLASRCQGFVFVGMMSFQIMQAVGVSVPIELVDRKAFSEALDIVRLARNNGVQISYPKDFWCRNKYDPKQLHVFPSHGLLDGWVPVDLGPESLDEIDSMLTNCKKIVWIGPVKFGDSSEHTKGAFKLAKILDRLSQGNCETTVVGTTACNLVRQEKSSLSSINMIENASVVWEFFKGRKLPGVMAVDRAYPFEINWNNIHSDPTQSLVVDIGSGNGLFLLEMAKRRKNLNFLGLEMNEKLVARCLDSIQQFGIKNGHFIATNATSTFRSIVSTYPGVLVLVSIQCPNPDFNKPEHRWRMLQRSLIEAVVDLLAFGGKVFLQSDVKEVAIRMKEQFLRYGKGKIVLEHGQFNDQSDWLDENPFGVRSDWEKHVLERGAPMYRIMFSKQ, encoded by the exons ATGGTCAGATTTGACTCTAAGTTATTTCTCAAGCAAGAGTATAACCAGAAGAATCAATCAGATTTTAATGCAATgtttacaattaaatatttacatgAAGCCGGTGCAAAGATCGTCCTTGTCAGTGATTGGAAAACAAATACTTCAGAACTTCACACTGAATCGGTCGCAG ATTTCTTATCAACAATTCTCCAAATGCAAGTCTATCCAGTGCAAGGCATTTCTTATAACAAGCTACCAGAGATTAAAGGTCTCGAGAAAGAGAATATCTATCTTCTTGAGAATCTTTATAATCTCAAAGACGAAGTTGCTAATTGTTTGAAGTTTGCTAGAGTATTATCGTCAGGAGTTGATATCTTCGTCAACGACTCCTTCTCCAACACTCATAAAGTTCTAGCATCAACTGTCGGCGTTACGCGTTTCTGCTATGCCTCTATAGCTGGATTTCACTTTGAGGAAAAGCTTTGTCTTGCGAAGAATTTAGAAGAAGCCAGCAAGAAGCCATTTGTAGCTATT ATGGGAGGAGGTAATCTCGCCGAGAAAGCAGCTTCCTTTCGGTTTTTAGCATCCAGATGCCAgggttttgtttttgttggaaTGATGTCATTTCAAATAATGCAAGCAGTAGGAGTATCAGTTCCTATTGAATTGGTGGACCGTAAGGCATTTAGTGAAGCTCTAGATATAGTGAGACTTGCTCGCAATAACGGTGTGCAGATATCGTATCCAAAAGATTTTTGGTGCAGGAATAAATATGATCCAAAGCAATTGCATGTATTTCCTTCTCATGGACTTTTGGATG GTTGGGTGCCTGTTGATCTTGGACCTGAATCATTGGATGAAATAGATTCCATGCTTACAAATTGTAAG AAAATAGTTTGGATTGGTCCAGTGAAATTTGGTGATTCAAGTGAACACACAAAAGGAGCATTTAAATTGGCGAAAATTCTTGATCGACTAAGCCAAGGAAACTGCGAAACAACTGTGGTTGGGACTACAGCATGCAATCTTGTGAGACAAGAAAAAAGTTCGCTGTCCTCGATAAATATGATTGAGAATGCTTCGGTAGTATGGGAATTTTTCAAAGGAAGAAAGCTTCCTGGTGTTATGGCTGTTGATAGA GCATACCCTTTTGAAATCAACTGGAACAACATACACTCTGACCCAACTCAATCTCTTGTGGTTGATATAGGAAGtg GCAATGGCCTTTTTCTTCTTGAAATGgctaaaagaaggaaaaatttgaactttcttgGTTTGGAGATGAATGAAAAG CTTGTTGCGCGCTGTCTGGATTCTATTCAACAGTTTGGCATAAAGAATGG GCACTTCATCGCTACAAATGCGACATCAACGTTTCGGTCAATCGTTTCTACTTATCCAGGAGTGTTAGTTCTTGTATCAATACAG TGTCCAAATCCTGATTTCAATAAACCTGAACATAGATGGAGAATGCTGCAAAGATCTTTAATTGAAGCAGTAGTGGATCTTCTAGCATTTGGTGGAAag GTTTTTTTGCAATCCGATGTAAAAGAAGTTGCAATAAGAAtgaaagaacaatttttgagataTGGCAAGGGTAAGATTGTTTTGGAGCATGGCCAATTCAATGACCAAAGTGATTGGCTTGATGAAAATCCATTTGGAGTTAGGTCAGATTGGGAAAAACATGTTTTAGAGCGTGGTGCGCCTATGTACAGaatcatgttttcaaaacaATGA
- the LOC101505335 gene encoding uncharacterized protein, with protein MMSPNHLSDDRGSPPNHFRHTPLQIIHVVANFLRIWSIYSMFRYLSQTGASVVLFLFTCLAPASILFLILQKPWKGRPLSNTQVVPSIINGFITTLYLVLWGKGLKSCGPVRAILGEYSGAVLGVLSAVLYGRRGHLWKKIGGLIAMCASFYLLSEGWATATYSPFSWEDRDESEAQTEQVLGLKQMLIPIIAGILSALRRVIARRVSIKNQLKRRLHALTIASATCFMFPIAMWDVIIGSPSESNGKLPFSAWAFFSTILFGNIVIFYADSIAEERLHMVFSSPRHLMAASACIIVMEIVYKMDFSLTGFVICSLILGFGIYEATALERSKKDSIRNSKLSSGEFDNPTDMSSLPT; from the exons ATGATGTCCCCAAATCATTTGTCAGATGATCGAGGTTCTCCTCCTAATCATTTCAG ACATACGCCATTGCAGATAATTCATGTTGTTGCAAATTTCTTGAGGATATGGTCGATATACTCGATGTTCCGCTACTTATCACAAACTGGAGCTTCGgttgttctttttctttttacctGTCTCGCTCCTGCATCTATCCTATTTTTGATTTTGCAAAAGCCTTGGAAGGGAAGACCACTTTCCAATACACAG GTTGTGCCTTCGATAATAAACGGTTTTATCACAACACTGTATCTTGTCTTGTGGGGAAAGGGATTGAAATCATGTGGACCAGTTAG AGCGATATTGGGTGAGTATTCGGGTGCTGTTCTTGGAGTACTCTCTGCAGTATTGTATGGGAGGAGAGGCCATCTGTGGAAAAAG ATAGGTGGCCTAATTGCCATGTGTGCATCATTTTACCTGCTATCTGAAGGATGGGCCACGGCGACATATTCTCCGTTCT CATGGGAAGATAGAGATGAATCTGAGGCTCAGACGGAACAAGTTTTGGGCTTGAAGCAAATGTTAATTCCTATTATTGCCGGTATCTTATCAGCCCTTAGAAGAGTGATTGCAAGGCGCGTTTCGATCAAG AATCAACTTAAAAGGCGACTCCATGCTTTAACTATTGCTTCCGCGACATGTTTTATGTTTCCCATTGCCATGTGGGACGTGATCATC GGATCACCTTCTGAAAGCAATGGGAAATTGCCGTTCTCGGCTTGGGCCTTCTTCAGTACTATTCTCTTTGGAAATATTGTGATATTCTATGCTGACAGTATTGCAGAGGAGAG ATTGCACATGGTTTTCTCGTCACCAAGGCATTTGATGGCAGCTAGTGCATGCATCATCGTCATGGAAATTGTGTACAAGATGGATTTTTCTCTTACAGGCTTCGTGATTTGCAGCTTAATATTAGGTTTTg GGATATATGAAGCAACGGCATTGGAGCGCAGTAAAAAAGATTCTATCCGAAATTCAAAGTTATCAAGTGGAGAATTTGATAATCCAACCGATATGTCATCACTACCTACTTGA
- the LOC101503941 gene encoding uncharacterized protein isoform X2: protein MSPRISFSHDFSQGVIPIEGHPLRSNSSSLNSSNIDFDFCVNEDSELQSSSADELFSHGIILPTEIKKNKNNNNVSFTTAEKTFHNGQKPLFTTVSPPIKPQPQHFPLPPLYVNGSATKKHTKKMITKDFKELNNIDEVDEKHSSNSKSFWGFKRSSSCGSGYGSSLCPLPLLSRSNSTGSSTSLKRMQISKEGSNVKQNSQKNSSTKKSSNSFGQNNHQKPPLKRSHGAYANNVRVSHVLNVPSGNFFGFGSIFSNNRDKSNKK, encoded by the coding sequence ATGAGTCCAAGAATTTCATTCTCACATGATTTCTCTCAAGGTGTAATACCAATTGAAGGACACCCTTTAAGGTCAAATTCATCTAGTTTGAATTCaagcaatattgattttgatttttgtgttAACGAAGATTCAGAACTTCAATCATCTTCAGCTGATGAGCTTTTCTCACATGGAATTATTCTTCCAACCGAaatcaagaaaaacaaaaacaataataatgttTCTTTCACTACGGCAGAAAAGACTTTTCACAACGGTCAAAAACCACTTTTTACAACGGTTTCGCCGCCAATTAAACCACAACCTCAACACTTTCCATTACCGCCACTTTATGTCAATGGTTCAGCAACCAAAAAGCACACCAAGAAAATGATCACAAAAGATTTCAAAGAATTGAACAATATTGATGAAGTGGATGAAAAGCATAGTTCAAATTCTAAGTCCTTTTGGGGATTTAAGAGAAGTAGTAGTTGTGGAAGTGGATATGGTTCTAGTTTATGTCCTTTACCACTTCTTTCTAGAAGCAATTCAACTGGCTCTTCAACAAGTCTTAAGAGGATGCAAATATCAAAAGAAGGTTCTAATGTTAAGCAAAATTCACAAAAAAATTCTTCTACTAAGAAGTCTTCTAATTCTTTTGGTCAAAACAATCATCAAAAGCCACCTTTGAAGAGAAGTCATGGAGCTTATGCTAATAATGTTAGAGTTAGTCATGTTTTGAATGTTCCTTCTGgaaatttttttggttttggTTCAATCTTCTCCAACAATAGAGATAAGAGTAACAAGAAATAA
- the LOC101504483 gene encoding uncharacterized protein isoform X1: MNILKGPVFLNISCFYDCPKLLKHSKTCSYDGKVAKFQKYNGVLLAMQGSGELAGHVAKSFNHKIYINNREELNGIPHIQTLREFPREELFQKVVMVRFDSKLFLKQEYNQKNQSDFNAMFTIKYLHEAGAKIVLVSDWKTNTSELHTESVADFLSTILQMQVYPVQGISYNKLPEIKGLEKENIYLLENLYNLKDEVANCLKFARVLSSGVDIFVNDSFSNTHKVLASTVGVTRFCYASIAGFHFEEKLCLAKNLEEASKKPFVAIMGGGNLAEKAASFRFLASRCQGFVFVGMMSFQIMQAVGVSVPIELVDRKAFSEALDIVRLARNNGVQISYPKDFWCRNKYDPKQLHVFPSHGLLDGWVPVDLGPESLDEIDSMLTNCKKIVWIGPVKFGDSSEHTKGAFKLAKILDRLSQGNCETTVVGTTACNLVRQEKSSLSSINMIENASVVWEFFKGRKLPGVMAVDRAYPFEINWNNIHSDPTQSLVVDIGSGNGLFLLEMAKRRKNLNFLGLEMNEKLVARCLDSIQQFGIKNGHFIATNATSTFRSIVSTYPGVLVLVSIQCPNPDFNKPEHRWRMLQRSLIEAVVDLLAFGGKVFLQSDVKEVAIRMKEQFLRYGKGKIVLEHGQFNDQSDWLDENPFGVRSDWEKHVLERGAPMYRIMFSKQ; the protein is encoded by the exons ATGAATATTCTCAAAGGACCAGTCTTCTTAAACATTTCATGTTTCTATGATTGTCCCAAGTTGCTTAAACATAGTAAAACATGTTCTTATGATGGAAAAGTTGCCAAATTTCAGAAATATAATGGTGTCCTTTTGGCTATGCAAG GCAGTGGGGAATTAGCAGGTCATGTTGCCAAGTCATTCAACCATAAG atttacattaataatagaGAAGAGTTGAATGGTATTCCTCATATACAAACTCTTAGAGAATTTCCTCGGGAGGAGCTTTTTCAAAAAGTCGTCATGGTCAGATTTGACTCTAAGTTATTTCTCAAGCAAGAGTATAACCAGAAGAATCAATCAGATTTTAATGCAATgtttacaattaaatatttacatgAAGCCGGTGCAAAGATCGTCCTTGTCAGTGATTGGAAAACAAATACTTCAGAACTTCACACTGAATCGGTCGCAG ATTTCTTATCAACAATTCTCCAAATGCAAGTCTATCCAGTGCAAGGCATTTCTTATAACAAGCTACCAGAGATTAAAGGTCTCGAGAAAGAGAATATCTATCTTCTTGAGAATCTTTATAATCTCAAAGACGAAGTTGCTAATTGTTTGAAGTTTGCTAGAGTATTATCGTCAGGAGTTGATATCTTCGTCAACGACTCCTTCTCCAACACTCATAAAGTTCTAGCATCAACTGTCGGCGTTACGCGTTTCTGCTATGCCTCTATAGCTGGATTTCACTTTGAGGAAAAGCTTTGTCTTGCGAAGAATTTAGAAGAAGCCAGCAAGAAGCCATTTGTAGCTATT ATGGGAGGAGGTAATCTCGCCGAGAAAGCAGCTTCCTTTCGGTTTTTAGCATCCAGATGCCAgggttttgtttttgttggaaTGATGTCATTTCAAATAATGCAAGCAGTAGGAGTATCAGTTCCTATTGAATTGGTGGACCGTAAGGCATTTAGTGAAGCTCTAGATATAGTGAGACTTGCTCGCAATAACGGTGTGCAGATATCGTATCCAAAAGATTTTTGGTGCAGGAATAAATATGATCCAAAGCAATTGCATGTATTTCCTTCTCATGGACTTTTGGATG GTTGGGTGCCTGTTGATCTTGGACCTGAATCATTGGATGAAATAGATTCCATGCTTACAAATTGTAAG AAAATAGTTTGGATTGGTCCAGTGAAATTTGGTGATTCAAGTGAACACACAAAAGGAGCATTTAAATTGGCGAAAATTCTTGATCGACTAAGCCAAGGAAACTGCGAAACAACTGTGGTTGGGACTACAGCATGCAATCTTGTGAGACAAGAAAAAAGTTCGCTGTCCTCGATAAATATGATTGAGAATGCTTCGGTAGTATGGGAATTTTTCAAAGGAAGAAAGCTTCCTGGTGTTATGGCTGTTGATAGA GCATACCCTTTTGAAATCAACTGGAACAACATACACTCTGACCCAACTCAATCTCTTGTGGTTGATATAGGAAGtg GCAATGGCCTTTTTCTTCTTGAAATGgctaaaagaaggaaaaatttgaactttcttgGTTTGGAGATGAATGAAAAG CTTGTTGCGCGCTGTCTGGATTCTATTCAACAGTTTGGCATAAAGAATGG GCACTTCATCGCTACAAATGCGACATCAACGTTTCGGTCAATCGTTTCTACTTATCCAGGAGTGTTAGTTCTTGTATCAATACAG TGTCCAAATCCTGATTTCAATAAACCTGAACATAGATGGAGAATGCTGCAAAGATCTTTAATTGAAGCAGTAGTGGATCTTCTAGCATTTGGTGGAAag GTTTTTTTGCAATCCGATGTAAAAGAAGTTGCAATAAGAAtgaaagaacaatttttgagataTGGCAAGGGTAAGATTGTTTTGGAGCATGGCCAATTCAATGACCAAAGTGATTGGCTTGATGAAAATCCATTTGGAGTTAGGTCAGATTGGGAAAAACATGTTTTAGAGCGTGGTGCGCCTATGTACAGaatcatgttttcaaaacaATGA